The DNA window cgcgatataaatctaagttattattattattacatgctACTCCACTGCTAACCAGCACTTACAGACAGAAGGAAAGACagattcaaaaaaataaatacaaaaaaaaaaagctagttgGTGGCATTAGCAGTGCTCCCGCAATTCCCACACTTTGATATCAGCACAGAACACGCCTCCCTCTCCTCTAAATGGAAGAAGTGGATGTTGCGTTTTGAAACGTTTCTCACTGCAGAAGCCATAACAGATGCAACACGTAAAAGGGCTATGCTACTGTATTATGGTGGGGAACCAGTGCAATATATTTTTGAGACTTTTACTGAAAAACGAAAGGCAAAGGACTATGATAAAGCAGTTGAGCTACTCACTGCATACTTTAGCCCAAGTCGTAATGTGGAGTTTGAAATCTACACGTTTAGACAAGCAAGACAAAACGAGGGAGAAACAATGGATACATTCTATACTAAACTCAGGAAACTGGCCCCAAACTGTGAATTCAGTGacgaaaataaagaaataaaatcacAAATCATACTCAGCTGCATGTCGTCACGGCTCAGGAGGAGAGCACTAAGAGACCACAGGATGACTCTCAAAGACCTACTGGATCTTGCCAGGGCATTCGAAATATCTGACTTTCAAGCTTCCGACATGGAAAACAAAAATAACACAGGAGAGATTGGAAGCCATAGCTAGCACAAGCAACAAAATATGGTCAGGCTCGCTGCCCCACAGATGAAATATGAACAGtgcacaacaacaacagcaatcaAAAACAACATGCAGGAGTTATGGGGGCACATTTCCTCACAAGGGAGGACAATCAGCATGCCCGGCAAAAAGCGTCTCGTGCAATGCATGCGGGAAACTCAATCATTATGCTCGTTGCTGTCTCTCACAACAGACAACCAAACAAACACACAGCATGTACAAAACAACAGCAcgtaactatcaatcaatcaatcaatgtttacttatataaccctaaatcactagtgtctcaaagggctgcacaaaccaccacgacatccccggtaagcccacataagggcaaggaaaactcacacccagtgggacatcggtgacaataatgacccagtgggacgtcggtgacaatgatgactatgagaaccttggagaggaggtaagcaatggatgtcgagcgggtctaacatgatactgtgaaagttcaatccataatggatccaacacagtcgcgagagtccagtccaaagcggatccaacacagcagcgcgagtcccgttcacagcggagccagcaggaaaccatcccaagtcaCTTCAGACTGATGTAGACAAACTACCTCACACCTCTGTCAGCCATGTAGCTGCACATGACTCAAGCACGGATGATGAGTATCTATTTGTTACAAGCACAGCTGGTGGCGCACTACCACCAGTGCGGCAGCTTGTGATAGCTGGTGAAAACATGAACGTTTTGGTCGATTCAGGTGGATCAGCAAACATTCTTGATGAGACAGCCTTCGGCACGATACAGTCAAATTTAAAGCTTGAACAAGCTAGAAAGAACATATTTCCCTATGGTTCAAACACTTCATTCCCACTCAGAGGAAAAGTAAACACAACAGTCTAGGCAAATGGCAAAACTATCCAAGCAACTTTCATGGCTCCCTTCTGGGCCACACAACAGGAACTGAACTAGGCTTACTGACCGTAGTGTGTTGCACGCAGACCAAGAAGCAGGACATGTTCAAGGCTCAACAGCTACTCCTACAATATCCAAATCTCCAAGTCAAGCTACACATCGACGACAGAGTACAGCCTGTAGTCCAACCACATCGTCGCATTCCTTTTCACATGCGAAAGAAAGTAGAGCAGGAACTGCAACAACTAGAGGACCAGGGCATTATTGAAAAAGTTCATGGCCCAACGCCATGGGTGTCCCCCCATCGTAGCGACTCCAAAACCCCAAAATCCAGAAAAAATCCGTCTTTGCACTGACATGCGCCTGCCCAACACAGCTGTCCAGAGAGAAAGGCACATATCACCTACAGTGGATGACATCGTACACGATCTCAACGGTGCAACTATCTTTTCAAAGCTGGACCTCAACGCAGGATACCATCAACTGGAATTATCACCCGAATCGAGATACATCACCACATTTTCGACACATGTGGGACTCAGGAGATATACGAGGCTCATATTCGGAATATCGTCGGCAGCAGAAGTTTTCCAGCACACAATTCAAAACGTGCTGCACGGAATACCACGGGTCAGAAATTTCAGTGACGATATTATCATATTTGGGGCCACACCTGCAGATCACGATCGTTCCTTGGAGGCAGTCTTCAAGAGACACGCTGAGAACAACCTCACACTCAATGAGCAAAAATGTGAGTTTAACAAACAGTCTTTGGAATTCTATGGCTATGTCTTTTCAGAAGATGGTGTCTCACCTGACCCTAAGAAGATCCAGGCCATCACACACATGCCACTGCCTCAAAACCAGAGTGAAGTCCGCAGTCTACTGGAAATGGCCAACTACAGTGCTCGCTTCATTCCAGACTTCTCATCAATCACCCAGCCAATTTGTGAACTTACAAAGAAAGATGCGGCCTGGCACTGGACAGAAAAACATACAAATGCCCTGACTCAGCTAAAAGACAGACTAATCAGCCACCCAGTCATGAGCTACTTCCATCCAGGAAGAAAGACAATAGTCATTGTGGATCCAAGCCCGGTTGGTCTCGGCGCCATCCTTGCacgaacagacaaaacaaacaacaaaacgcAAATTGTGGCCTACGCCAGCAGAGCCCTGACTCCAATGGAACAAAGGTACTCCCAGACTGAGCGGGAAGCACTTGCAATAGTCTGGAGTTGCGAACACTTCCACCTGTACCTATATGGATCAGATTTTGTCATGGTCACAGACCACAAACCACTGGAACTGATTTTCAACAATCCGAAGTCCAAACCCCCAGCACGCATAGAAAGATGGGCTCTCAGACTCTAACCCTACAAGTTCAAAGTGCGGGGGGTTTGGAAAATCCAATCCAGCTGACTTAAAGTCACGTCACCCACAAACTCTCCAAAAGTGTGTGACAACTGATGACATTGACACTGAGATCCATGTCAGGTTCATCGCAGAACATGCAATCCCCAAAGCAATGACTCTCCAAGAAGTAAAACGACAGACAGTCAAGGATCCAGTGCTGCAACACCTGAAAAAAGTGATTAACTCTGGCGAATGGACCCACCTGTATGGTGGACCCTCGGAATTTGATCGCTCAATGTTAAAAGCCTTCCACAACGTCAGGGAAGAGCTCACAGTCCTGGATGATGGCAGCCTCATCCTTAGAGGCCACAGATTGTTACTGCCACAGACGCCACAAACTAGAGCTCTAGCTCTCCTTCATGAAGGAAATCAAGTCTTGGTTAAGACCAAGCAGCTACTCAGGGAAAAGATCTGGTTACTGGGAATAGACAAGCAAGCAGAAGAACTAGTGTCTCAGTGCATCCCATGTCAGTCATCAGTACCAAGAACGGAACACCAGCCACTACTAATGTCAAAACTCCCAACTGGACCCTGGAGAAATATCTCCGTGGACTTTTGCGGTCCCATACCCTCCGGTGATTACCTGTTTGTTATGCTGGACGAATACTctaaggggtgctggaagccggcagacccgtcagcgatcctgttctgtctccctttaatgtttgtctgatcttgaatgggattgtgctgaaaattgtaattttcctgaaggaactctcctgacggaataaataaagtactatctaatctaatctaatctactcaAGATTCCCCTTTGTCGAAATCACACCCTCAACCTCAACACGCACAATATTTTCCTTGGTGGGCACGCCAGAAGTCGTCAAGAGTGACAACGGGCCCCCATTCTCAGGCAATATATTTTGTGACTTTGCTCACTACCTCGGTTTCCACCACAGGAAAATCACACCATACTGGCCACAGGCCAACGCAGTAGTTGAAAGATTCAACAGACCTTtgatttcccccagggatcaataaagtattttctattctattctattctattctattaaggcTGTGCACACATAGTTGAAGGCAAGACAAGGAAGCAAGAATTGTACAAGTTCCTTCGCAACTATCTCCCCACTCCTCACCACACCACCAAACAGCAGAATTATTCTCTGGTCGACCCATGTCAATAAAATTGCCCTCCATCTCTCACCCCACCGACGACAATGACCTCAGGCAAACTGAAGCACTACGGAAGACGAAAATGAAACTATTTTCGGATGAAAGGAGGAATGCCGTGCACTCACAGTTGAGACAGGGTGATGTTGTCCTGATACGTCAGAGGTGAACCAGGAAAATGGTCACACCATTCAACCCCAAGCCATACAAGGTCATCTCAGTGAAAGGAACAATGGTCACCGCAAAAAGACAGGGACATGAAGTCACCAGGCACAGGTCCCTGTATAAGCTTCTCAAAGAGCAACCATTTGTCCCACTGAATTATGACAGTGACAGCagtgaggaggatgatgatgaggacaGTAACGGTGATCAGAATTATGACCAGGATCAACAATGACAAcaacggcatggcgcagtgggagagtggccgtgcgcaacccgagggcccctggttcaaatcccacctagtaccaacctcgtcacgtccgttgtgtcctgagcaagacacttcacccttgctcctgatgggtgctggttggcgccttgcatggcagctccctccatcagtgtgtgaatgtgtgtgtgaatgggtaaatgtggaagtagtgtcaaagcgctttgagtaccttgaaggtagaaaagcgctatacaagtacaacccatttatcatttatcatttaatttgagcgaggatgaaagattcgtggatgaggaaagttagagtgaatcactacaacaacaaaaaaaaggcgacggcagtgggagcgattcagatgttattagacacatttactaggataattctggaaaatcccttatctgcttattgtgttactagtgttttagtgagattgtaaagtcatgcctgaaagtcggagggctgcggtgaccgccagtgtctctgagggaagccatatggaggagccaagaaagtcacagctgcctttttgacagctgctgcaggaggacgcaaactccgctcaagtctccggtaagagccgacttaatatcacaatgttctcatccaaaaacttgctggttgacatgtggtagagaatcaTGTTCCCtttaccgctctgttccatattaaagcttaacaacaaacaaacaaacactggctgtgttttggttgctaaaggcagctgcaatccactgctttccaccaacagcattcttctttatagtctccattattaattgaccatattgcaaaagattcagcaacacagatgtccaaaatactgtgtaattatgcgattaaaacagacgacttttagtcgtgagtggtgctgggctaaaatgtccgctccaaccaataacgtcacaagcacgcgtccacataattccgcgacgttttcaacaagatacctcgcgggaaatttaaaattgcaattcagtaaactaaaccggccgtattggcatgtgttgcactgttaatatttcatcattgatatataaactatcagactgcgtggtcggtagtagtgggtttcagtaggcctttcaatatcaagctagcacattttggaagagtggagccttacttGAAAATCGAGCGTTTTTTTGGtgttaaaaattgcaacattactcaGGGGGAGTGTGGCTCAGTCCGTAATGAGTGCTGCTTGAGTTAATCTATGTTTAGTCTGAAACTGGATGTGAtgtcacatgcaacaaaggtatTGAAATATGCACACCGTTATTTTTTACGTGAATGATACCAGGTAGTACTGACAAATTTTGttcggtgcctataaaagtacagaATTCAGTATGCTTTCCCAGAGGCAGTGttgtgacatttttcaaaatagAAATTATCTATATTTCCTAAAATGATTGCTACAattgtaataattaaaaaaataaaagcatcctTGTAGTCTGGCTATGTCCGCATTTGAGTCATGCATGTAGATAAAATTGCCAGTTCTACTGCTGGGTGCAGTTTTGATGTTGAGGGTTTAAACCAGGagcccccaaactttttgactcggggactGCATTggggtaaaacaaaaaaatttgggcaggggccgggctgtgtgtgtgtgcgtatatgtacattatatatatatatatatatatatatatatatatatatatatatatatatatatatatatatataagtatatattcatatatataagtatatattcatatatatatatgtatatatacatatatatattcatatatgtatgtatatacacacatatatatatatatatatatatatacacacccatacatatatatatacacacacatatatatatacacacatatatatatatatatatatatatatatatatatatatatatatatatatatatatatatatatatatatatatatatatatatatatatgtatatatagtacaggccaaaggtttggacacaccttctcattctatgggttttctttattttaatgactgtttacattgtagattgtagatcaaaactatgaatgaacacatgtggagttatgtacttaacaaaaaaaggtgaaataactgtactgtaaatcatacttgccaaccttgagacctccgaattcaggagatgggggttgaggtgggtggaCTGGGATTCCCTCCAGGTAAtgcggctttctcccacctccaaagatatgcacctggggataggctgattggcaacactaaattggccatagtgaatgaacgtgagtgtgaatgttgtctatgtgtgttggtcctgtgatgaggtggcgacttgtccagggtgtacactgccgaccgcccaaatgcagctgagataggctccagcaccccctgccaccccgaacaggacaagcggtacaaaattgatggatggatgatttgaatGAGCAGCGAAGgggacaccgagagtaacaagcggtagaaaatggattagaaaggacggatttaaaaaataaaataaaataaaaagtttaacttgggacttccagtcggacggattttggacactggcgggccgtagtttggggatccCTGGTTTAAACAAATGATTTGGAAGCGTATATGACCCGTTTGTCCAGGTCACTTCTGGAAAATGCAAGAAGTTCTTGTGGTCCACTTACAAAGGCACGTGTGTACTGATGCATGGTGGGACCTCCACTCAGAGCTTTACGGAAGGCATCTTGAATAAATTCAGGAGGAGCAAAGTCCGGGAAGCCTTGCCCGAGGTTGACCACTTTGTAGTTGGCTGCAAGCTGTGTAAATTCAACCCTGTTtgacaaaaaacaatatttatcatTGAAATAATAACACATCGGAGCAGTCTAACAATAACTAAACATTGTAAAAGTGGGTTGTGCTATCTTTTAATATGAATATAATGTGACGACTATTCGGATTGGTTATACTCCGTTCACGTGTCACGTGATAAGAAGTAAAtttgatttaaaacaaaaaaaaaataatgtgagagtctttgcagttttttttcttacCAAACGTTTTTATCGACTCCTTCAGTCCTGCTGGCGCGGAGTTTTCGTGACATGATTGTCTGGAAAAAGTGCAAGACAGAAAATAATATTTACCAAAGGTCAAAATTTAGCGTTAAGACGCTTTATTGCGCAACTGTACTCACCTTTGGAAGATTTGCATGCACAACTTTCACAATAAATGCAGTCGCAGGAGTGTCTTTAAAGGGTAAAATGCGTGCATACATGTGGGGTTTTGTGCCACTACCTGAGACTCCTTGAGGGTGTTAGTGTTGATTTAGACGCCGGGTGGTGACTGGTTTGTTTTGATACTGCACTTCCGCTATGAGCGGGGCAAGATGTGACGAAGACGCGGCGTAAAACCACAcacccccaaaaaaataatacaaaatacatcaaactaattaaacataattatttttttattaaggaATTTTCATGATTTCTAAAATGTGCGGCGGTCGCGTAAACTAGCTTAGCCTAACTCAAAATGGCAGGATTGCTGGTATCACTCAACGCacacttaaaaaaacataattgttATAGTTTAACTTACTCGATCCCAAATGTGTATATTTATCAATGTTGTTCTTTGATAATGAACAGAAATATCAGCGGTGATGAATATCTTCTTGAAATAGCTTTCTGTTAGATTAGCACGGCAGCTAATTAGCCTAATGTAATAGGTAGCTCAAAACCAAAGGGTTTAGTTTTTTGTCACATTTAAGCTGCTTGGATCATGTtagtaaaatatccatccattcatccatcttcttccgcatatccgaggtcgggtcgcgggggcagcagcctaagcagggaagcccagacttccctctcgccagccacttcgtccagctcttcccgggggatcctgaggcgttcccaggccagccgggagacgtagtcctcccaacgtgtccggggtcttccccgtggcctcctaccagttggacgtgccctaaacacctccctcgggaggcgttccggtggcatcctgaccagatgcccgaaccacctcatctggctcctctcgatgtggaagagcagcggctttactttgagttcctcccggatgacagaacttctcaccctatctctaagcgagagccccgccacccggcggaggaaactcatttcggccgcttgtacccatgatcttatcctttcggtcatgacccaaagctcacgaccataggtgaggatgggaacgtagatcgaccggtaaattgagagctttgccttccggctcagctccttcttcaccacaacggatcgatacaacgtccgccttactgaagacgccgcaccgatccgcctgtcgatctcacgatccactcttcccccactcgtgaagactcctaggtacttgagctcctcaacttggggcagggtctcctccccaacccggggatggcactccacccttttccaggagagaaccatggacttggaggtgcagattctcattccggtcgcttcacactcggctgggaaccgatccagtgaaagctgaagatcccggccagatgaagccatcaggaccacatctccaaaaagcagagacctaatcccacagcCACCaatccggaacccctcaacgccttgactgcgcctagaaattctgtccataagttatgaacagaatcggtgacaaagagcagccttggcggagtccaaccctcactggaaacgtgtccgacttactgccggcaatgcggacccagCTCTaaaactgatcgtacagggagtggaccaccacaataagacagtccgataccccatactctctgagcactccccacaggacttcccgagggacacttctgaatgccttctccaagtccacaaagcacatgtagactggttgggcaaactcccatgcaccctcaagaaccctgccgagagtatagagctggtccacagttccacgaccaggacgaaaaccacacttttCCTCCTGAAtcctgaggttcgactatccggcgtagcctcctctctagtacacctaAATAAACCTTACGGGGGGgcggctgaggagtgtgatcccacgatagttggaacacaccctccggtcccccttcttaaagagagggaccacccccgatgtccacacgatgctgcagagttaCGGCTACAGCAgttaataaaatatgtttttacaaaaaacatttaatactTTGAAATCACATTTAGTTTTATTTCCACAAGTCACGCtgcaaaaaacaacagaaaacaagCTTATTTCAAGTCCTGAGATAGAACCCTCCCTTTCTTCCTGGCGTTAGCTGCCTTCTTGTCCGCCTTCTGGTTGTTCCGCTTCCGGATGTTCCTCCGCCGCTTGTCCTGCCTCTTCTGCATCTTCCCCACAACTGCCTCGCTCCGCTGGTCCCACTGCTTCTTCCTCTGAGCGCGCTTCTTCTCCTTCCTGGCCAAAGCGGCGCGCAGCATGTTCTCGTCGTCCTTGATCTTGACACCCTCGGCCTTGTAGAGCATGTTGGTCCACTTCATCTTCACCTCCATGTCGCGGGCTTTGCCCTCATCTTTCTCCCTCAGCTTCTCCAGTTTGTCTTTACGCGCCTCCACGCGGCTCAGCAGTTGCTTGTAGTTCTTGCCTGACAGTGGCGTGATCTGACCCTTGAGGCGCTGCTTCTTAGTCTTCAGCTTCAGCGCTTTGTCCACGTACTCCTTTTTCACTGTTTCCACCGTGTTGAAGACAATGGCCGTCTCTTGTCTTTTGCTCACAGCCGGCGCTTTCTCTTCTTCCTGTTTAACCTCCAACTGCTGGTTTTGCGCCGCGGCTTCTGCCAGTTTCTTTATGCGGAACtcctttttcttcctcttcttgcGCTCACGGTCCAGTTTCCGCTTGGCTCGCTTGGCTTGGACTTCTGCGGACAACGAGTCCTTTGGGGCTCCCTGACATTTGACGACACGGATGGTTAATTACAGGACTTCTCTTACGTTTTCTTCATCTTTGCTCACCTGTCCTCTAGCCTCTTCGATCTTTTCATGCAGCCTCTTACGGAGAATATCAACTGTGGAGAAGTTGGTCATCACATCTCCtccttttaaagaaaaaaaaacaccaagtcagacatgtccaaagtgcagcccacaGCAATTTTTTGACTTGCATGGCtcgaaaaaatattacaaaaaaaactaaaaaagtaGAATAAAAAAAGCATACATGtgaaatgttaaaagaaaaagttgcAAATGTTGACTAAtcacacaaaactgccatgcaggcatcttttttctttaaaactatcatttaaaaaaaaaattataattaccgtattttccgcactataaggcgtaccggattataaggtgcaccttcaatgaatggcctatttcaaaactttgttcatatataaggcacaccgcattataaggcgcatataatagatgctacagtagaggctgaagttacgttatgcatcctttagatggagctgcgcttaagggaatgtcaacaaaacagtcagataggtcagtcaaactttattaatagattacaaaccagcgttctgacaactccgttcactcccaaaataaataaacagctgttttattattttccccgattcaattaACACGTAAAAaaaagtctgatactgttacggtacatcaaacgttagtgcaatcacaatatagtaacactcgaaatagtgcaaagcaataatatatcaataactcaacgttgctcaaacgataatgtcacacaatacaacaccaaaataaacatgtaaagctcactttattaagttattcctcatccacgaatccctcaaattcttcttcttcagtgttcgaatcaaagttgggcgaatacggcatccgtctcgtcaaagtcgtcattaaacgagtcagtgtcgctgcttttaatgttaaattctctcgctgctgctctattcccgcgttttactgtgtgactgatcgcctagagtttaaactctgcgttgtaagcgtgtctcttactaggagccattttggggtctttacataaacacacaaacggcacgcctcccccagtcatatatcccagcatgcactgcgcacttcttctacgagggaaaataagatcggcggctgcttactgtagaacaagaagcgcacttcttcttctgcGGGGGAAACTgaagtcggtggctgcttactgtagttgcgagacctgttgttttggctcaatattggtcgctatgtaaggcgcactggattataaggcgcactgtcagcttttga is part of the Nerophis ophidion isolate RoL-2023_Sa linkage group LG08, RoL_Noph_v1.0, whole genome shotgun sequence genome and encodes:
- the surf6 gene encoding surfeit locus protein 6 → MDLASKDLYIQKLTSKFLNQGVQEPKKRTSVHFNAKKNVGPAQKKKKKSQQSQDGKNNNNNRNQRKKKKKHSPAPQTKSSPAAHNGGLKMNQTTQQTSDKGGDVMTNFSTVDILRKRLHEKIEEARGQGAPKDSLSAEVQAKRAKRKLDRERKKRKKKEFRIKKLAEAAAQNQQLEVKQEEEKAPAVSKRQETAIVFNTVETVKKEYVDKALKLKTKKQRLKGQITPLSGKNYKQLLSRVEARKDKLEKLREKDEGKARDMEVKMKWTNMLYKAEGVKIKDDENMLRAALARKEKKRAQRKKQWDQRSEAVVGKMQKRQDKRRRNIRKRNNQKADKKAANARKKGRVLSQDLK